The Pungitius pungitius chromosome 4, fPunPun2.1, whole genome shotgun sequence nucleotide sequence gtggtgcattaccgccactaACTGGTTCGGGGTGTGGATCGGTATTTAAATTACCCTGTCGGCCAAACGTTTGCCCGACTACTAAGTATTAATTCGGACCAAATGTGTCAATAAATAATGATACCTATATAAATGTTTACTGgttattttgtcctttttgtagatgaagaagaaaacttCTCATAAGCGACGCAACCAAAAATGCATCGCAGGTAAGTGTTCTAGAGAAAGATCCAGCAGAGTTAAGTGATGCTGCCAAATCAATTTTATCTTTATGTATGTGCCTATACACATTATCCATGCGTGTATGTATTCTGCTGTCTTTAATTAACGTACTCATTCGTGCAGCAACATCACAGAACTCGAATTTGAAGTGTCCCAATATTTATCTAGTCCctgttctttttcaaaatacaagATGTTTTAGTGTAAATGACTACCCCTTATTCCCTGATCCCATGGATATTGCCACAACTCCACAGTATGGAATTTTAGATCAGTTTGTATACCTCAACTCTTTGGCTAGAAACTGATAGGAACCTGTTCATTCAATCTATTTGTAAAATCagaatatttatattcatagcACAGCATAAGCACACGACTCACTCACTAAGGGAGCTCATTTAGCCTCAAGCATTcaataaatgtcctgttcaaTGATTTCACACCAGTGTTTAATTCTCAGCTTCCCGGGCTCTACCTTCAGTATGATGATCGGGAGATAACACTGAACAACGGCACTGATTTTCCAATCAAAACTACATGAATTGAAAGAACCTTTTACCAAATTAGACATACTTGAACATCATATACAATACCAGATAtgagtgaaagttaaaagcaataGAGCAGGCTGTTGTGTTCAGATACTTTATTCCATAGGATTTGGAGTCCCGACTGGTCCGGTTGTTCCAGGAAATGGTCACGTACACCAACAAACTCAGGGATCTGCTAATGCAACAGCAGACTGAACCGAGGGCAGCAAAGTAGAGCTGATGTCTGATAGTGAAAaagattgatgatgatgataatgatgatgggTAAATGTCATTAATACTCATTGTGGCCGTTTTTACCCTCGAGCATCAATGCAAACCAACACATGGTGGGAATCTTCATGTTTCTCAGTTTTACGGATAACTCATTGCTGAATcgtttttaaaaatgagaacCTAAAAAATGTGCATGCCCACATTATGTATTGTGTTATGTGTTttacaattcattttttgactttttaatttaattcatataCATTTAATGAACTTGATGCTATGACATTTACTTTTTGTTCATTAGGCTAAAATTAACTCAGTTTATCATACTATGATGTCGGAATTTAACCTTAAATACCTGTCTCTTTGTGGAAAGACAGTAAGCCGTCGGGGTGAATAAAAGCTCTATATGCTAATCACTGACTGTTGAGACATAATCCGTGACATAAGATGACAAATGGACTTATGATGCAAACATGAACAATCTCTCAATGTGTCAAAAAGCCCCATTAGGAAACCCCTTCCTGTCTATTTTTAAAGGGAAGTGAAAACTTGTTCGTACagcactttgttttctttctcatgcAGACGCTGCCGTCAGCACGTACACTTGCGACATGAACGACTCGGCTGAGCTGCCTTCTGCGGAGAAAATGGCTCCTGAGGAGTTTGCCGGCGGGACAGCGGTGGCTTGTGTGATCCTGGCCTTGTCCTTCCTGCTGGGGGCTCCGGGGAACCTCCTGGTGATCTGGACTATCCTGAAACACGTCAAGCAGCGCTCCCACACGGTGGTGCTCATCCTGCACCTGGCCGCGGCCGACCTGCTGGTCCTCATCACCCTGCCCCTGTGGATCTACTCCCTGGCCCGCTTCTGGGTGTTCGGCGAGGCCGCCTGCAAAGCCATGGTGTTCATGATCAACACCTGCATGTACAGCAGCGTTTTCCTCATCACCCTGATGAGCGTGGAGCGCTTCGTTGCCGTGCGTTACCCCTTCGCCTCGGCCGGCTGGAAGAGGAAAAAGGCTCTGAATAAGGTTCTGCTGGCTCTGTGGACTGCGGCCTTCTTGTTCAGCATACCTGTCATCCCGACCCAGGTCGTAGAGGTGACGGATTCCGGCGAGGAGCACTGTCTGTACCGCCTGTACACATCTCGGACCCAGGAGCTGGTGTGCGTGCTGCTGGAGACCCTGGTGGGCTACGTATTCCCCTTCTTCATCCTCGTGGTCTGCTACGGCTGCCTGTGCAGCCGGATCACTAAGATGACCTTCAAGTCGAAGCGCAAGTCCACGGTCCTCATCGCCAGCGTGGTGGTGGTGTTCGCCGTCTGCTTGACGCCTCATCACATCGGGAACGTCCTCTCGCTCGTCATCCTGGCCTGTGAGGACCACCTCCCTGCCGCAGCGGAGGATCTGGAGAGCGCCAGGAGCACGGTGGTCTTCATCGCCGGGGCCATGGTCTTCATCAGCAGCACCGTCAACCCCATCCTGTACATGTTCGCGGCTCGCTCCTTCAGGAGCTCCCTGCGGGACACCGGCATCCAGAAGCTCTTCCACCACATCTCCAGCACCTCCCCAGGTGAGGGCAATAAAGAGTTGTCCTTTGTGTCCAAGAGACAGAGCAACCAGACCAACAGCTCTCAGTGCGTGTCAGAGTCAAAAGTTCAAATGgacattttaatcaaaatgtgtgaaaataatCCATCCTGATATTGAAATGCTACGTCGTGCCTGTGCTTTGTGTAAATATTCATGTGTATAGTGttgagatttttaaaaatatttttgtttgaaattacaacacagaaaaacaaggatTAAGAGATCATCTGTGTAATAAATACCAATTCTGTAAATTATCAaattgaaatgttctttttcaaCGGTTACCATATATTTATGAATTTGACTTATATTATGTACTTATATGTGATAAGATGTGTcgtttaataaaaaacataatttgacaCAATTTACTAAATGGGCATTTCTTAATCATAGAATCCACAACTTCCAACATCGCAAAAAACTTTTTCACTCATGACGAAATCGTCCTCATTACACTAAACACAAGGGTCATGCTTTCAACTTCCTCTAGATGTAGatattgcaaaataaaaaactgcatGTTGCCGTTGTTAGGAAGTCAAAAAGCGGAATCACGTCTAAAGTTGGTCACAAGCTTAAAGACTAACTAAGAAACCTTTGCTGTTAAAAAACAAGGACTCTCTTTTCATTGAATTATGAGTTCATCTGTTGTGCTCTCATTAAGTGTAGTGGCCCTGTGTTTTTAATTATAGAGATTTGACACCATTTCAGCGTGGTTTCAAAAGTATAGCCTATTTGAATTTCCTCATCCCATTGTATCTCGGTAATATCTTTGAAATAGTAAAGATCAGATTGTGATTTTACAGTGGAAGGAACACTTCTATTTGGCCAAAATGATGATAACACATACAAGTAGAATAGACTTTGTACAACATTCATTTTACCCAGGCTTACCGGGATGTACATAAACAACAAATGCCAAGTGCTGGTAAAAACAGTTTCTCAGAAATCATTTCTGAGAATTGAGATGTGAAATGTGTGTCTCATTCTGTGAGATGATTCATTGCAGCACAGATTTCAACTGAGGGTTGGAAAACGCTGCTGTGACAGTGGAGTCTTTTTGAATATTAGTGAGTCACCCGAGGCAGTGGAAAAATGCTGAGGGCAATgggtgggacaaaaaaaaaaacgtgtgagACAGATTCACACGAGAAAACATCGCTGACTGCCAGACATTTTGTAGCAGAATGAGGAAGCGGCAAAGTTATGGGCACATCTGCGGTGTGGCGTGAGCCCAATGTTGCCTTTTATTATGAGGATACACACAAATTGCATGACGGCTTACTCATCTTTAAATCACACCTTTTTTacattattcaaatgttttttgacTTTGTTAAATCACACGGGTGCCCTTGTTATTTAGAAGAATATTTGACTAAAGAGTATCTTTTCAATATATTAACACGGCTTAAAGCTGGGGGCCGTGTATCCGTTCTTGCAGGATGGCCAAAACAATCTTGACCAAACTTGAATCGACTGCGGTTTCCTTGCAATTAACACAACATTTGTGGTGTATGATTGTGCATCAACATAAACACAATACATCAATAAAAGTAGAAGATTGCATCTAACTGAAAGAGTCTATAACCTCCTTTAATAACATATGCTGcaataaaaggaaaaattaAGTACAAAATGATTGGATATGTATTTTCACTTCCTTTTCTATTTTCTCTGATGGCTTTGCATAGAAACTTGTTTGCTACTAAATTAATGCTCTGAATTTTTAATAGAGCACCTTTCACTCAATTTAATGTTATGAACATTTGTGTAGTTATAttctgcattttgaaaaaatgtgtaatgaatATTTTCCAACTTTAACTGCagcaatatttttgttttcatgagatgttaaatataaatcaagAATTTTCAGAATATGCCAACAGCAGCTGATTTGAGTAAGAGCCtttgtgaagtaaaaaaaggaCACTAAAAGTATCTCCCTGGGAGGTTTCATTAGATATTTAATGCCCATATTTTCCCTaattttatgaaaagaaaatgtacatatttGGGCAACATTTATCTTATTAATATAATTTTAAATGAGACAAAATTAAACATAGTCaacattatttattgtttggtcttaacacacacacacacacatatacatctAAATTCATACAAGTGTCAAACttgcaacaaaagaaacaaagatcTCCTCTGCCACCAGAGGTTGACCGTGTCCGGGCCAGTATTGCACTCTGGGTACTGTAGGCACAGCAAAGGATGGAACAAACTAAGAAAGCTGTCAGCAGCCCTGTCACAAGAAAAACTCATGCAGCTTTTACACAGTATTCTGGTCATAAGCTGGAATTAAAGCAGCTATAGAACGATCGTAGCCTGgacaccaaaaaagaaaagatctaACGGCTGCGGGCGATCATTAGAAAAGGCTTGAAGATATGACTTTGTCCTTACGTTTCATAACATCATCTCCGAAAACATTGTACAGAAATCGGATTAATAAAAATAGAATCAATTTTGTCCTGCAACCCTCTTAAAGACACTCGGCCGAACAAATAAATCTGTAGTGCTTGGAAAATATCTAAATAGGATGACATGCAGTATGTCACACAAATgctttttacacacaaaaaaatagttACAAAATAGTTGGTATACATATGTGGGGTTGCTGTAGTTTGAGGCTCAACGTTGGTTCACATGAATCCATCCACAGTTGAGAAGTACAGTCGGTCTGTATATGGCTTCTTTCTCTCTCGTTAAAAATGGCACCACTGAACCTTTGGAGACCATCAACTTAATCGTTGTGCATGCACATACACGCATCTGTGTTTGCATAGAGGTAATACAAAAGGATCATAAACTCTGAAAAAGTCCAAATCTTGTAGTGGTTATGAATGaaaattcagaaagaaaaaaaaaagattgtgcgcAGAAGTAGTTTGTACAGCCTCAAGCATTTCAGGACGAACATCTGTACAGTCGTATAGGGGGACACATACATAAAGCATTTAAATATACATGCATACTTGTCCACACTATTACAgtaggcacaaacacacagaagtgCTGCGCGTCACATCCACAAGGTCATAAACTCAACGTTTAGCTTAAACAACTTCAGCTGCTTCACCAGTGGACGTCTAAACTCAAAGAGCAGCATCAGAAACGTCACAGCCAGCAGCGTCAGTGTTCTGTTAATAATCGCAGAGGTTCAACAGATGTGGCACAGTGTTCAACTGGAAAAGCAGTTGGAGGCACTTTCGAGGAGAGCACACCTCAAAGTGAGCTTAAATTatagggaggaggagagagaggaagagcttGCGGTCAGTTACATAGGACCATGTGGACCTGCTGGCCGTAGAAGGGGTGGGTGGAGCGCTCGGCTACGGCCCGCCGGGCGATTTCCTCACTATGGAAGGTGATCAAGGCCTCGCCGCTGCACTGGCCGCTGAAGTTGTACAAGATGAGGACGGCGTCTGGCTGGAGCTgcagaaataaattaaaaacaacacaaatgcatgaGACGTCAAGTGTGTGGATGCAGCTGCGCCGTGAAAACACCAGGGGGAGCCCACAAAGCAGAGGAGCAACAATGCCCTTTAAAAAGATCATGTCAACAAACCGGTTGAGttagggagaagaaaaaaaaaaaaaaaaaactgattaatGGGTAGAGTTTAAAGAGCAAAAGTACATGCTGTTCCAAGAGGACCTGAAACCCACAAGGCAGTAATCATCGGTTAGTCAGCATGCGTCCAGCTTTTacatttaaaggtttttttgaagcaaaataaaagtatgacgccccaaaaaaggaaaaaaaaaaacctcaagttTCCTTTTGACATGCAGATATCACCAGTTCACATTAGCAGTGACGGCAGTAAGAGCCATCAAATCCAAAAGGATTTAAAAGCAGGAGCGAGGGAGACGATGTCAGCGAGACGAGTCACTGGAAAAGTCGAGGTAGTGAAGTGGGTCCTGCTCCAGAATCCACGTTCATGGAGTGTAGGACGAGTATTTAGTCAAGACTAACAATTTATATGTTACCAGTGACCTTAAATAAATCCTTTTGTTGACCGACGCAGAGCAAGACAGTATCTTAACCTTTCCTGTCCAGTCGAGTGAGCTTGCTTTATACACGCCGTGGTTTAGTTTAAAGCTAAGAGGAGTAGTTAGATTTCCTCTAACACACGTTAAAATTAACACAAAGACCCGTAAAATAACAGGTTATCAGTATTGAGTATTAATTCTTCCTAAGGAAGAAGAATGCAAATAGTTTCACATTCCTGCAGGACTTTGATCCATCCAAAACGTGAAACCAGAGTGATTTACTGGTTTAATTTCTCCTCTCAGGTCATGTGAAATCACATATGGATAAGTTCCCTTTGAATCTGCCGAAGCAGGTCAACCACACACGGAAATTATAAAATATGCAGGAAATCTTCCTAATATCGTCTTAAACATTTACACAATTATTTCAACGCAAAACTTTTCCTGCTCATCGTGCAGACTACCTGCAGGATGCAGTCGAAGTTGTAAAGCTGCCCTGATTATCCACAGTTATGAAAACGTGGAAGGCAGTAGACCGATAACAGGTATTTTACACAGTGTGGACAACACTTGATCTGCAGCCACTATGCAAAGAGttcaacaaagaaacaaaacggcAATACCATTTCCCTAATACTTCACACATTCTTCTGTGTAATTAGGTAGATTGATTTGGGAAGCAGCGGGTCGACATGCCGGGTCAGGAGCTCAGAACCTGGTGGCTAGATTGGGCATTCCTGTTCACACTGGTACAAATGTGTAGGAGGGTTTGCTTATAGTGATTggcttttaaaagtaaaaactcAGAGTTCATGTCGCACAAAGTTTCCACCACATTGAGCAGTCATTAGGAAGCTGCAATGTTTGTGCAATATGTGTACATTTAACCAATAAATCATAAAACACCACCTCTGATGCGATGTCATTTCGATTCAGGGAGCTTACTAGTGTGGTCAAACTCACAGTAAGCTCTGGTTTGCTGCTGGGGAAGCCTTTGGATTTTAACCCAGCCTAGATTGAGAAATAAACTTGATTTTTAACCAACCTTAACCTTTTGGAGCAAATCTAAGTCAGTGCTTATTGAGTTTGATGCTGGTGCGTTGCTGCATACGTGTAAACAAATAGATGTTATTGAAGAACAGGAAATGCCCCCTCTTTCCACGCCGGTTCTCTGGTCCGGAGGCTCCTCTTACCTTGGGGTGAGTCCCTACAGACAGAGCCATTCTTTGGGCTGAATCAGACTCCTGGCCTGTTCGCTCATCTGAACCATGCTGCTGTACTCGTCAGGGGCGTACTACAGATAGCATAATAATGAGCGGAGCGTCAGGGTGGGAAGCCTCCACATCGTTTCACACAGTACACAGCTttagagacacatgagatgaaAAGGGTATcactttatacacacacactcttaaaaTACTTTGAAGgaagacataaagacacaccAAACCAGAAACACGGATCAAATTCTGGCTCGACGGGTTCCATTGGAACCAAAACTGTGTGATTAAGCACAGGATTGTCTGGTAAAGGCCACCAGTACTTGGGTGGGAACTGTTTTATCACCCAGGGCCAGTATGAGAGACGCCACTGCAGCCAGAAAGCAACACATTCTCTCCGTTAAGGGTTCAGCCAACAGTTAAGTCTGGAGTCAGCTTCACACGttacacgtgcacacgcacacccagGGGGACGACATCTACAAGTTAATAAACTCTGGTGTTACAGAttacactttgtttgttttatacagaaAGCTCAATGTCACCTGTTGCTTATGATTGTAGCATTGGTTGGTTTACCAAGAACTGATTCCAGACTTAACCTTTAGATTGTATTTTACAAGTTTAAgtagagtttttattttataacaaaTACGAACTAGATGAGTTTTGTATTGCTAAAAAGGCAAGACGACGGTTGGTATGGTGGCCATGTAACTAGTGTATGCCTGTGCACCATGCAACACCGAACATACACGCTATAGTCTTTACCTTGgaaaaaaggttctaatttagtGTGAATTAAATGGTTGTTACCCCTAAAAGTAAGGCTTTTAGACACAAAAGTATAGGTGTTTAACCGACACTAAATTACTTAAAGACCAACAGCAGCCCCGAGCCCTCTCACAACAAcagatcaaaccccccccccccccccccccccgacgtacCAAACCATCTGAAGCCACACCCGTCAGGGTTCATACCTGCCTCAGATGACTCAGAGAAATATGGGCAGTGAAGGTTGGAGAGCACTTGTGCACACATGTCTCATGTGTTGAATGTAGCAATAAAAAGCACCAATGGTGACGGGTTAATCTTTCTAGCTGCTCAGCAGTCCAACAACCTCCAGGCTTTAAAATCTGGGGTTTCAGGCTGAGGGAAGAGTTCCCAAATCGACAAGATAaagctaaaacaaacacactgttATTGTGTGCAAACACTTTACATGTGGGACCAATACAACCCATATAGTTCAAGACAAATACCACACAATATTGGCCCTTACACCCATACAAAGACTCAAATCTGTGCAACATGTGCTGACCTGGTATCCCTGGAAGAAGCTTAGGATGTCCTTGACTCCAGTGTTGTAGGGCAGGCCCTGCATCCTGACCAGTGCACCGTGTTGAGGCAGCACAGACGAGGCGGTGCCCGCAGCCGGGTGGGATTGGGCCGCTACGGCTGCTGCCACCGACCCCGGCGGGGCGGCAAAGTAGCCAACAGTGGAAGGAGAGACTGGAGGGCTGGAAAGAGGAGGTTTAAAGAGATGTAAAAGGAGAGCAGAAGGTACAAATCACTTGGTGGTTCGCCGTAGCTGATGATGCACTAACCTGGGGTAATAGGCGGTGTAGTTCATGTTCATATTCATGTACATGTGCGGCTGAGGGGGGTAGTAGGCCAGAGCGTGAGCTGGGCCGTGGGCGACGGTCTGATGGGATCGGGGAGCAGCCAGCAGGGGGGGCTGGTAGAGGGCAGCCTCAGAGAGCATGGAAGGCGGGGTGGGGAAGGCAGCGTAGGCTGTGGGGGGAGATAGACCTACAAAGACAAAGATAAACAGAGTGCGGTCATTTACATGCCGTGACCGCTGCAGGCACAGCGCCGCCGGTCTCGTGGCGCAACACAAGGAAGTAAATGATTGGTTTACGACATGCTGCACGGGGATTTTCAACAGGCTTCAAACAAACCACGTTACCCTCCTCGACACTCAACGGTGTCCTTCAGGCTGTCAAACCCACAATGTAAATACACTGAAATGCCGGTACGGACGTGTTTACATACAAACAGGCACTGTGGGCAGCTGTGGTCTACCTAAACAGTGACAAAACAACGTTTGCTTGAACCCGTGTTCATTGGAGGTCAGTGGCAATTTGAGGGGTATAAAATAGGTCCTCTGCCAGGTCACGCAGAATTTCTAAATTGATGTGTCcaataaatatacattacataaaaaaagaatttgTGACAATATCAGgaatactgaaaaaaaattgATGGCACTCACAGGGCAGCTtgcagggtggaggagagaggccgCTGCGGTTCAGGGTTCCTCCCATCAGCACAATGCTCATCTCTTCTGTGGAGCACTGGAACACCTCGACGTAGCGGTCCTTCATGGTCTTTTTATGGCACTTCTGGGCCACCATAAACGACTTGTCTGGAGACTTCATCTGGATGAAAGCGTCGCCGGAGGGCCGACCCTGCAGAGACGACGTAGGGGAAAATGTAAAGAATAAATTAAACACAATGAGAGAAGGAATACAGAAGCTGTgactaaaaaaaagtaaagtagtGTTCTTTCCTCTTTTACTATACTTGTCTTGTTGTGGTACATATGATAAAGAGGCGACGGGGGGGGACCGACACCTACCGATGCTTTTGAGACATGTTGGTTGAGGACTCACCTGTTGgttgaggaccatgtggacccCGTGGGGTTTGATGTCAACGGTGTGCTCTCCCATGAACTCAAGGATGTCTTCAATGCCGGCCGTGTAGGGCAGGCCGCGGAGGCGGACGCAGTCTCGGCTGCTGCTGGCCGCTGGAAGGTAAGGGGGCGATGCGAGGACGGGGACAGGCATGATGGGTGAGGGGGGCAGGGTGGAGATGAGCGGTGCGGACATGTAGCGGTTCAGCACCTGGCAAATCGTGAAAGACAACGTTGGTGAATAGAAAGTCGTTACTGCTTGTTTTCTGAAAACTTATGAAACTGTCAATAAGAAGCTTTAGACATTAGACGATCAGGGAAAGGTGCAGATTAGACAAAAGTAGTTTTCATagtgaaaaatagaaaatatattgTGTAGTTCTATAAATACAAAATCATTAATAATCAGTTATTGGATTGACACTTTTCTTCAATAGCAACCTCTGTTGTGGTCAGACCATGTTTACTGgtataacaaacaaaaagggggcCTTTCTATTAAGAAAAAGAGTTCTAATTGCAAAACAATACGTTTAATgcacatatttaaaaatgattaagaaAGCTCACAATTAGCTGTGAAAGGAACATTTTCAAGTCTGAAACAGAAAGCTTTAAGCCACGTTTTAAGACATGttattttgaaacagaaatttcCATAATTACACAACAAACCTACATTACATCACCTACATGCACAAAGCATCTTGCAAAGGGGAGCTGAAACTAACCCATTAAACTAAACATTCCCTGAAAGGTCCACCTGTTACAATAGCAACAGCGATGGTACttcaataacatttattttaactttcccCAGCAGAAAAGCTACATCTCAAATATTCCTACCATCCAAACAAGAGAATTTACCTGTTGCACCTCAGCTGCGGTACTCCGAAACAGTTCAATATAGCGCTTCCCCAGGATCTGCTTGTGCCTCTTCAGGGCGTTCTGCGCGTACTCTTCACAAGAGAAGAGCACGAAGGCGTCGCCAGTGGGCCGTCCGTCGGGGTACTTGACAAAGAGCAGACCCTCGGCATCATCTGTAACCGGGCTCTCGGGCCCGAGGAAGGACAGCACGTCCTGGGGCGTGGCGGTGAACGGCAGCCCCCTCATACGGATGATCACCTGGTTCTCTTTGGATAAGAACTGGGCCACCTCGTTAGATGTACCTAGAGTCAAGAGGACAATGGTTAACCTCCTGACCATCCCAGAGGAGCTTTCAAGACAACACatcacatttaacaaaaaacattccCAGCCATGCTGGCTGCTTGGCGAGGCTTCAGCGAAATGCTAACATCAACAGGCTAGCATAAATGGCCTAAATGGATCCATTAGTTGTTGAGATATCCAAGTCTGAACCAAAGAGGTGAACTGACAAAAATACACAAGTTTGTCAAAAGTTCCAGGATCAGTCAAGTGTTTCTTTGGCTAAAtggctttttttccatttgcatTGTAACTATTGGAGAATacaacaaattcaaaatgaatgtcagGACAAATTAACAGCATTTCATGatcaaaaaatgtcattcagTGATCAAGGGAGCTCATTTATCACTACTGAGACAAAGAGCGGATTGGCTTTTTTCTATAAGCGAGGAGACTACAGCCCATATTTATTGTTGgctttttgttgtaaaaaaggtcaaatgaaaaaacagccAACACTAAGTTAATTTTCCACAACAGCATTGATGTTGCCTGACACACTCAATGTTTTGAATTACACTTTCATCCACAAGTttactttcatttctttttataaaCGTCTTGTCTGCTTGGACTATTTGCTTAAAGTCCAATCTGCTATCAACCTGCAGTGATCTTGACTCAACTGAATAAAGTCCACTGCAAATTATCAGCGCCGTGTGACGGTGGGGGTTTTGTCCGCTATCTCTGTGTCACTGGCGGCCGCTGCTCTGTGGTACAGAGACCCCGGGCCCTGCTTCTGTCTCTTCACACCCCTTTTGTATCAACACTGAGCAAGTCCTTTCACCGAGCGGCAGCCGTCTCTCCCTCAGggtctggggaggggggggggctgaactaAACAGGTGAGCTGCTGTTAGCCAAGAGTAAAAGTTCTCTCCCACGGGCCACTGAGAAGTTGGCCAGGGGAAGAGGAGGTTAGGAAGGGAAGCGGGGCAGTGAGGGGAGCTACTTACAAAGACCCTTTCATTATTCCAAGATAAGCTGTTTGAGAGTCACTGGGATGAGTCAAAGACACaggtagagaaag carries:
- the esrp2 gene encoding epithelial splicing regulatory protein 2 isoform X1, with the translated sequence MASHSDTLVVFFGATAGANGGKLGSDEREIILLVWQIVDLHEKKVGKLHRCVVKPDVLELTDQCTEETGLTVDDLAEAEPLDKVLQQFQQSVSSEVKCLGRSSFTLCVDSPHVIRQALHPEASKKNLVLPECFFSFVDVKKEFHKCCPDASALQKCTLSSMLEHVGLPAVSEESTGEMEVSSMVQLTLHILAEPYNHKFTCVETVKYKFDSGTCNKMEPVDSETVIRARGLPWQSSDQDIARFFKGLSIAKGGVALCLNAQGRRNGEALVRFINSEHRDLALERHKHHMGSRYIEVYKATGEEFLKIAGGTSNEVAQFLSKENQVIIRMRGLPFTATPQDVLSFLGPESPVTDDAEGLLFVKYPDGRPTGDAFVLFSCEEYAQNALKRHKQILGKRYIELFRSTAAEVQQVLNRYMSAPLISTLPPSPIMPVPVLASPPYLPAASSSRDCVRLRGLPYTAGIEDILEFMGEHTVDIKPHGVHMVLNQQGRPSGDAFIQMKSPDKSFMVAQKCHKKTMKDRYVEVFQCSTEEMSIVLMGGTLNRSGLSPPPCKLPCLSPPTAYAAFPTPPSMLSEAALYQPPLLAAPRSHQTVAHGPAHALAYYPPQPHMYMNMNMNYTAYYPSPPVSPSTVGYFAAPPGSVAAAVAAQSHPAAGTASSVLPQHGALVRMQGLPYNTGVKDILSFFQGYQLQPDAVLILYNFSGQCSGEALITFHSEEIARRAVAERSTHPFYGQQVHMVLCN
- the LOC119194054 gene encoding leukotriene B4 receptor 1-like, translating into MNDSAELPSAEKMAPEEFAGGTAVACVILALSFLLGAPGNLLVIWTILKHVKQRSHTVVLILHLAAADLLVLITLPLWIYSLARFWVFGEAACKAMVFMINTCMYSSVFLITLMSVERFVAVRYPFASAGWKRKKALNKVLLALWTAAFLFSIPVIPTQVVEVTDSGEEHCLYRLYTSRTQELVCVLLETLVGYVFPFFILVVCYGCLCSRITKMTFKSKRKSTVLIASVVVVFAVCLTPHHIGNVLSLVILACEDHLPAAAEDLESARSTVVFIAGAMVFISSTVNPILYMFAARSFRSSLRDTGIQKLFHHISSTSPGEGNKELSFVSKRQSNQTNSSQCVSESKVQMDILIKMCENNPS
- the esrp2 gene encoding epithelial splicing regulatory protein 2 isoform X2; translation: MASHSDTLVVFFGATAGANGGKLGSDEREIILLVWQIVDLHEKKVGKLHRCVVKPDVLELTDQCTEETGLTVDDLAEAEPLDKVLQQFQQSVSSEVKCLGRSSFTLCVDSPHVIRQALHPEASKKNLVLPECFFSFVDVKKEFHKCCPDASALQKCTLSSMLEHVGLPAVSEESTGEMEVSSMVQLTLHILAEPYNHKFTCVETVKYKFDSGTCNKMEPVDSETVIRARGLPWQSSDQDIARFFKGLSIAKGGVALCLNAQGRRNGEALVRFINSEHRDLALERHKHHMGSRYIEVYKATGEEFLKIAGGTSNEVAQFLSKENQVIIRMRGLPFTATPQDVLSFLGPESPVTDDAEGLLFVKYPDGRPTGDAFVLFSCEEYAQNALKRHKQILGKRYIELFRSTAAEVQQVLNRYMSAPLISTLPPSPIMPVPVLASPPYLPAASSSRDCVRLRGLPYTAGIEDILEFMGEHTVDIKPHGVHMVLNQQGRPSGDAFIQMKSPDKSFMVAQKCHKKTMKDRYVEVFQCSTEEMSIVLMGGTLNRSGLSPPPCKLPCLSPPTAYAAFPTPPSMLSEAALYQPPLLAAPRSHQTVAHGPAHALAYYPPQPHMYMNMNMNYTAYYPSPPVSPSTVGYFAAPPGSVAAAVAAQSHPAAGTASSVLPQHGALVRMQGLPYNTGVKDILSFFQGYQYAPDEYSSMVQMSEQARSLIQPKEWLCL